One window from the genome of Mucilaginibacter ginsenosidivorans encodes:
- a CDS encoding outer membrane protein transport protein yields the protein MRKILLLALAMAPVLAFAQGFQVNLEGNKQIGMGHTGTGMAQDGAAIFFNPGAVAALQQNYVQGG from the coding sequence ATGAGGAAAATTTTACTACTGGCGCTTGCCATGGCGCCCGTGCTGGCTTTTGCGCAGGGTTTCCAGGTGAACCTGGAGGGCAATAAGCAGATAGGCATGGGCCACACCGGGACAGGCATGGCACAGGATGGTGCAGCCATATTTTTTAACCCGGGAGCCGTTGCGGCATTGCAGCAAAATTATGTGCAGGGGGGATAA
- a CDS encoding OmpP1/FadL family transporter → MFKSVFNPAGTNEQYHTANKVAPPFTFYGAWGPKAAKWKVGLGVYTPFGGLTDWGTTWPGKYTAEMLNLKAIFFQPTLSYRLTDRLSIGAGFVYNHSSVDLTRGIPLDNSSGQSGQAEIKGSGKGYGWNAGIYFKASSKLTIGFTHRSEVKTTIKDGDAFFTVPTSIQGNFPSPNQFTASIPLPATNGIGFGFYPTKQWTIALDANLVGWNSFKALSFDYKNNTATLKDTHSPRNYKNTVSLRAGAQYKAKPDLALRFGGGYVTAAAPDGYVTPEVPDASRVYGTLGLGYTLAKHLDIDVSFEYEHLNSRTQTNIETQLSGTFKSNVYIPGISLAYHW, encoded by the coding sequence ATGTTCAAATCGGTATTCAATCCGGCCGGAACGAACGAACAATACCATACGGCAAACAAAGTTGCGCCGCCATTTACCTTTTATGGTGCATGGGGACCAAAAGCAGCAAAGTGGAAAGTTGGGCTGGGGGTTTATACGCCTTTCGGCGGACTGACCGACTGGGGAACCACCTGGCCGGGAAAATACACGGCCGAAATGCTGAATCTTAAAGCTATCTTCTTTCAGCCAACGCTGAGCTACCGGCTAACGGACCGCCTGAGTATCGGCGCGGGCTTTGTTTACAACCACTCGAGCGTCGACCTGACCCGCGGCATACCGCTGGATAATAGTTCGGGGCAGTCGGGCCAGGCCGAGATCAAAGGAAGCGGTAAGGGGTACGGGTGGAACGCCGGGATCTATTTCAAAGCGTCATCCAAACTCACCATCGGCTTCACGCACCGTTCCGAAGTTAAAACGACGATCAAGGACGGCGATGCTTTCTTCACGGTACCAACGTCGATACAGGGTAATTTCCCTTCGCCAAATCAATTTACCGCGAGCATTCCGCTGCCGGCAACAAATGGTATCGGCTTCGGCTTTTATCCAACCAAGCAATGGACGATAGCGCTTGATGCCAACCTGGTGGGCTGGAACTCGTTCAAGGCACTATCCTTCGACTATAAAAACAATACGGCAACTTTAAAGGATACGCATTCGCCCCGCAATTACAAAAATACGGTGAGCCTGCGCGCAGGTGCGCAGTATAAAGCGAAACCCGACCTGGCTTTGCGTTTCGGCGGCGGCTATGTAACCGCGGCTGCGCCGGATGGTTATGTTACGCCCGAGGTACCTGATGCAAGCCGCGTGTATGGTACACTGGGTCTTGGTTATACGCTTGCAAAGCACCTGGATATTGACGTATCGTTTGAGTATGAGCACCTGAACAGCCGCACGCAAACCAACATCGAAACCCAGCTATCGGGCACGTTTAAATCCAATGTTTATATACCGGGCATCTCGCTTGCTTATCACTGGTAA